In Colletotrichum destructivum chromosome 1, complete sequence, the sequence CTGACGTATATCGCAGAACCGGCACATTGGACGCAACCTCTACGTCCATCCCTGCAACTTTGTAGGCGGCTACTGGAAAGAAGACTGCAAGCCATGGGAAGGTATATCTCACTACTTACGGAACACCTTTCCTATTCCTCCGCTGACATTCGACAGGTGGCACCATCACCGGCTACTGTTCCTCGTTTGAGgacctcgacaaggccggccacGGCGTCAAGCTAGAAGCCACATGCATGGTTGTACGttgtcatcatcgtcatctctTGGCCTGTCTACGACCACCACGCTGACTTCACATATAGCCCTACACGATTCTCTCCAGCATGCCCTGGCACTCAGGCCTCCAGGCCAAGCTCTCGGAGCTCCGTTTCCGCCACTTCGGGGCCTTTATCTCCCTCACCCGCGACCGCGACACGGGACGTGTGTTCCCGGACCCGATCACGGGCCGCCCACGCGTCGACTACGTCGTCTCGGATTTCGACCGCGCCCACaccctcgagggcgtcatcgCACTGTGCAAGATCTGCtacgtcgagggcgccatcgAGATCCACGCGGGCATCCCTGGACTCGAGCCCTTTGTCCGGGAAGACCGCGCTGAGCCGCCCGaaaagacggcggcggcggcgtcgggctcGCTGGGGTCGGAGAGCGGGGACGAGGCGATCCTCGACGGGGTCAACGACCCGCGCTTCGTTGCATGGCTCGACAAGCTGCGCAAAGTCAATAACGCGCCGCCCGTGGCCATATTCTCGTCGGCGCACCAGATGGGCACGTGCAGGATGGCGCcgaacgaggacgagggcgtcgtcgggcccAAGGGCCACGTGTGGGGGACAGAGGGGCTGTTCGTGGCGGACGCGAGCGTCTTCCCGAGCGCAAGCGGCGTGAACCCGATGGTTACAAACATGGCCATCGCGGACTGGATTGCGACGCATGTCAGCAAGGACATGAAGGCCGAGAGATTGTAGGAGGCGGCctgcgacgacgacgactacgacaacaacgacgatTGCCCGGAGAGGCGGGGCAGGGGGTGTAGAACGTCACGGTAAGCGCTGTTGCATGCATACCCAAACTGTGGCAACGGGCGCTCGTTCTGGTATTTGATAACTCGAGAGATCTCACAACGGTGGCGAAAACCTTCACCGCGCTGGCATTATTTAGTGTGTGTATGCATGTAATATATATTTTCCTGTACGTCGCCGGTACTTCGCATCGTGAGACAAAATCAGCAGCATCGCATCCCTCGGGACGGGGAACGTATGGTAACGACATGCCGATCATGGCCTCCCAATGGACAGTCCATCTACTACGGCATCTCCCATCGCCCGCTCTTCCCGCCGTCCTTCAGGACGACCCTCAGACCGCCGATGACcatggccttgtcgacggccttgcACATGTCGTAGACGGTCAGcgcggcagcgccggcggcggtcagggcctccatctcgacgcCCGTCTTGCCCTCGCACTCGACGGTGGCCTCGACGTGGAGGaccgtctcgtcgtcggcggcgctcGCGGGCTcgatctcgacggcgacgtgcGAGAGCGCGATCGGGTGGCACAGCGGGATCAGGTCGGACGTGCGCTTGGCGGccatgatgccggcgacgcgcGCCgtgccgaggacgtcgcccttcttgacCTGCGAGGCGCGGATGAGGCGGAGCGCGAGCGGACCGGAGAAGGTCACGGTGCACGCGGCCCGGGCGACGCGCGCCGTTGGCTGCTTGGAGGCGATGGAGACCATGTGcgccgagcccgtcgtcggggaCACGTGAGTgagggacggggacggggacggccgggggttgctgttgtcgttgctgctgctgctgctgctgttgctgttgccgttgccgttgtcgttgccgGGCCGGAGagcggtcgaggagaagagacGGACttggtagtggtggtgagaggtcgtcgtcgacggtcCGAAGAGGTGGGTGGGAACCCTCGAGATGCCCGGAGCCGAGCCGAAGGCCGGGAGCGTCGTCCGGTTCGGCATTGGGGGTGCACGGGGTAGGCGAGGGACGGACTGAAGCGGCTGGGGAGAATCTAAATCGACTCGGGTATTCAGTCTTTCCGTTCATGTACAGACGTATTATTCATATCGTAGACATCTCCCGTCTGTGAACAtacccttctcccccccccccccccttcccccctttctcgtAAAGTTTGTCCGCCTGCTCGAACTATCCATTCTACCTACCCATTTGGTATTTCCAACGCCGTATTGATGCAAAAAAGATACcacagaaaagaaaaaggtaAAAGaacatcccccccctcttcgtCAAACGTCCTacccccccccaccctctctcccttctaACAAGTGGAACAAGGGCCGTTACCCACCTATCAAGATCATGGGCCTGTTCTTCATATGCTCCAGggcgccgatgccggcgtgcttctccttcttccgcTTGACGGccatgccgatgatgtcgagcagctcggcctcgttgaGGGCCAGGCCGAGCGGGGTGTCCGGGTCGGCGAGCCCCTGGCGGCGGTCCATCTCGATCTGcctcatggcctcgagggcgcgcTCGTCGATGGGGTCGCCGTTGTTGGCGCGGCGCAGGATGTCGCGCAGCGACACCTCGGTGTTGCCGAACAGGCAGACCTTGAGGTTGCCGTCGCTCGTGATGCGCAGGCGGTTGCAGGTGCCGCAGAAGTTGTGCGTCATGCTCGTGATGAAGCCGATGCGGCCGGCGAAGCCGGGGACGTGCCACGTCTTGCTCGTGTCGTTCTTGTGGTCCCGGACCTTGGCGAGGGTCGGGTGGGCGGCGCGGATGACGTCGAGCATCTCGGCGTAGGGCAGCATCTTGCCCTTGTTCCAGCGGTTGCCGTCGAAGGGCATGTACTCGATGAAGCGcacctcgaggtcgaggtcgcgcgTCATGTCGACAAAGGGGACGATCTCAGCGTCGTTGCGGCCGCGCATGACGACGCAGTTGATCTTGAActtgatgccggcgccgaggcggttGAGCTCGAGGATGCGGTCGATGCTCTTgcggacggcgtcgaagccgttGCGGCGCGTCATGACCTGGAACATGTGCGGgtcgagggtgtcgaggCTGAGGTTGACGCCCGtcaggccggcctcgaccatGCTGTCGAGCTTGCGGTGCAGCGAGAGCCCGTTGGTCGTCAGGCACAGCTCGCGCAGGCCGCGGGGCCGGAGGGCGCCGATCTGCTGCATGAGCGGCACGATGTCGCGGCGCACCGTCGGCTCGCCGCCCGTCAGCCGGATCTTGGTGACGCCCTGGGACACgaagacggacgacagcagcacGATCTCGGGCGTCGTCAGCAGCTCGCTCGTCGGCGAAAGCGGCACGCCCTCCTCGGGCATGCAGTACACGCACCGGAGGTTGCACCGTTCCG encodes:
- a CDS encoding Putative molybdenum cofactor biosynthesis protein A produces the protein MKATMRHGTWSRAVLRTGGDLSRHGRPQLARSRQPQTRRCLNTVVAAPAAEAHVTTTTPATAQQQQQQQQQQQQQQQQQQHEQQQQRPPTSRRLAKEAKPFSDFLTDTFHRQHDYLRISVTERCNLRCVYCMPEEGVPLSPTSELLTTPEIVLLSSVFVSQGVTKIRLTGGEPTVRRDIVPLMQQIGALRPRGLRELCLTTNGLSLHRKLDSMVEAGLTGVNLSLDTLDPHMFQVMTRRNGFDAVRKSIDRILELNRLGAGIKFKINCVVMRGRNDAEIVPFVDMTRDLDLEVRFIEYMPFDGNRWNKGKMLPYAEMLDVIRAAHPTLAKVRDHKNDTSKTWHVPGFAGRIGFITSMTHNFCGTCNRLRITSDGNLKVCLFGNTEVSLRDILRRANNGDPIDERALEAMRQIEMDRRQGLADPDTPLGLALNEAELLDIIGMAVKRKKEKHAGIGALEHMKNRPMILIGG
- a CDS encoding Putative molybdopterin cofactor biosynthesis C (MoaC) domain, molybdenum cofactor biosynthesis C, whose product is MPNRTTLPAFGSAPGISRVPTHLFGPSTTTSHHHYQVRLFSSTALRPGNDNGNGNSNSSSSSSNDNSNPRPSPSPSLTHVSPTTGSAHMVSIASKQPTARVARAACTVTFSGPLALRLIRASQVKKGDVLGTARVAGIMAAKRTSDLIPLCHPIALSHVAVEIEPASAADDETVLHVEATVECEGKTGVEMEALTAAGAAALTVYDMCKAVDKAMVIGGLRVVLKDGGKSGRWEMP